In one Deltaproteobacteria bacterium genomic region, the following are encoded:
- a CDS encoding Cys/Met metabolism pyridoxal-phosphate-dependent enzyme gives MSAGDSGADHARELSPLRKTTRATSVEGLVDEQLRHFSLDPASPLGRELAAVAGHVYRANQAMHGLWDETVRRLAGLDRSDRIAFFNAKRFLCFQLAKLLDPLQNP, from the coding sequence ATGAGCGCAGGCGATTCCGGAGCGGACCACGCGCGCGAGCTCAGCCCGCTGCGCAAGACCACGCGCGCGACCAGCGTCGAGGGGCTCGTCGACGAGCAGCTGCGCCACTTCTCGCTCGACCCTGCGAGCCCGCTCGGGCGCGAGCTCGCCGCGGTCGCCGGCCACGTCTACCGCGCGAACCAGGCCATGCACGGGCTCTGGGACGAGACCGTGCGCAGGCTCGCCGGACTCGACCGGAGCGACCGGATCGCGTTCTTCAACGCGAAACGCTTCCTCTGCTTCCAGCTGGCGAAGCTGCTCGACCCGCTGCAGAACCCGA